One Sodalinema gerasimenkoae IPPAS B-353 DNA segment encodes these proteins:
- a CDS encoding ATP-dependent 6-phosphofructokinase, translating to MNQHKRIGILTSGGDCAGLNAAIRGVVRCANQQGWEVLGICQATNGLMADPPNAIPLTLANVDPILTRGGTILGTTNKGNPFAFKLPDGTVSDRSQDIINGYYKLELDALIGIGGDGSLAILHRLAKQGKFNFIGIPKTIDNDVGITERSIGFDTAVTIATEALDRLHFTAASHNRVMILEVMGRDAGHIALNAGIAGGADVILIPEINYKLENICYAIQERQKRGQNYTIIIVSEAVCTEAGEHMTKMEQFGECRLGGIGQYLSDKIGEATAAETRVTVLGHIQRGGISSPHDRLLASAFGVAAVEAIARDEYDVMVTWQNREVITVPIAEAIKTYRVVDPQGTLVKTARGLGICLGD from the coding sequence GTGAACCAACACAAACGAATTGGGATATTGACCAGTGGCGGTGACTGTGCCGGCTTAAACGCCGCCATTCGAGGCGTTGTACGCTGTGCTAATCAACAAGGTTGGGAGGTTTTAGGGATTTGCCAAGCCACCAACGGCTTAATGGCAGACCCCCCCAACGCCATCCCCCTAACCCTTGCCAATGTTGACCCCATCTTAACCCGAGGTGGAACCATTCTCGGAACCACCAATAAAGGCAATCCCTTCGCCTTTAAACTCCCTGATGGAACCGTGAGCGATCGCAGCCAAGACATTATCAACGGATATTATAAACTAGAACTCGACGCCCTCATTGGCATTGGCGGCGATGGCAGTTTAGCCATTTTACATCGTCTCGCCAAACAAGGAAAATTCAACTTTATCGGCATTCCCAAAACCATCGATAACGACGTTGGCATCACCGAACGCTCCATCGGCTTTGACACCGCCGTCACCATTGCCACCGAAGCCTTAGACCGACTTCACTTCACCGCCGCCAGTCACAACCGGGTCATGATATTAGAAGTCATGGGACGAGACGCCGGTCATATTGCCCTCAACGCCGGAATCGCCGGTGGGGCCGATGTCATTCTCATCCCCGAAATCAACTATAAACTCGAAAACATCTGCTACGCCATCCAAGAACGACAAAAACGGGGACAAAACTACACCATTATTATCGTCTCCGAAGCCGTCTGTACCGAAGCCGGGGAACACATGACCAAAATGGAACAGTTCGGCGAATGTCGCCTGGGAGGAATTGGTCAATATCTCTCCGACAAAATCGGCGAAGCCACCGCCGCCGAAACCCGCGTCACCGTTTTAGGCCATATCCAACGGGGTGGCATCTCTTCCCCCCATGACCGCTTATTAGCCTCCGCCTTTGGCGTCGCCGCCGTCGAAGCCATTGCCCGGGACGAGTACGACGTTATGGTAACCTGGCAAAATCGGGAAGTCATCACCGTTCCCATCGCCGAAGCCATCAAAACCTATCGCGTGGTTGACCCTCAAGGAACCCTCGTCAAAACTGCACGTGGCTTAGGAATTTGTTTAGGAGACTAA